In Nocardioides sp. InS609-2, a single genomic region encodes these proteins:
- a CDS encoding DUF6167 family protein has product MSRSIWFVAGAGAGIYAITRARRVAETFTSEGLRDRLGALAVGARLFRDEVRAGQHDSETHLRERMGLVPHGIPELTASDSGLNTLAGARYSTTAEPEGTTRGHR; this is encoded by the coding sequence ATGAGCCGAAGCATCTGGTTCGTGGCGGGTGCGGGGGCTGGGATCTATGCCATCACCCGCGCCCGCCGGGTGGCCGAGACCTTCACCAGTGAGGGACTGCGCGACCGGCTGGGCGCGCTCGCCGTGGGCGCTCGGCTGTTCCGCGACGAGGTCCGCGCCGGGCAGCACGACTCCGAAACCCACTTGCGTGAGCGGATGGGCCTGGTGCCTCATGGCATCCCCGAGCTCACCGCGAGCGACTCGGGTCTCAATACGCTCGCTGGCGCTCGCTACTCGACCACCGCAGAACCGGAAGGCACTACCCGTGGACACCGCTGA
- a CDS encoding replication-associated recombination protein A, protein MTGFSHSSAPLAVRMRPRTLDELVGQSQLRAPGSPLRRLVEGDQPMSLMLWGPPGTGKTTIASILSQQTNRRFVEVSAVAAGVKEVRAAIDAARRELARGGSETVLFVDEVHRFTKAQQDALLPGVENRWVTLVAATTENPFFSVISPLLSRSLLLRLESLTDDDVRSVVASALTDERGLGGELELADDALDHLVRLAGGDARRSLTYLEAAAGAARDVSTSSTGEKIVIDLKTAETAVDQAAVRYDRQGDQHYDVTSAFIKSVRGSDADAALHYLARMMEAGEDPRFIARRLIILASEDIGLADPTALTTAVAAAQAVQLIGMPEARLNLAQATIALAVAPKSNAVIMAIDAASADVRAGKIGSVPPHLRDAHYSGAKKLGHGKTYTYSHDEPYGIAEQQYAPDVVADAAYYRPTALGAEAAVKERWERIRRIIRGG, encoded by the coding sequence CTGACCGGGTTCTCGCACTCCTCGGCTCCACTCGCGGTGCGGATGCGACCACGCACGCTCGACGAACTGGTCGGGCAGTCGCAGCTGCGCGCTCCCGGATCACCCCTACGGCGGCTCGTCGAGGGTGACCAGCCGATGTCGTTGATGCTCTGGGGCCCGCCCGGCACCGGCAAGACCACGATCGCCTCTATCCTGAGCCAGCAGACGAACCGCCGGTTCGTCGAGGTCTCCGCGGTCGCTGCAGGAGTCAAGGAGGTGCGAGCCGCCATCGACGCGGCCCGACGCGAGCTCGCCCGCGGCGGCTCCGAGACGGTGCTCTTCGTCGACGAGGTGCACCGCTTCACCAAGGCCCAGCAGGATGCGTTGCTCCCAGGTGTCGAGAACCGCTGGGTCACCCTGGTGGCAGCCACGACCGAGAACCCGTTCTTCTCGGTGATCTCGCCGCTCCTCTCGCGCAGCCTGTTGCTTCGGCTCGAGTCACTGACCGACGACGACGTGCGCAGCGTCGTCGCGTCGGCCCTGACCGACGAGCGTGGCCTGGGTGGCGAGCTGGAGCTGGCCGACGATGCCCTCGACCACTTAGTGCGGCTGGCTGGGGGAGATGCCCGTCGTTCGCTGACCTACCTCGAGGCGGCGGCCGGCGCCGCCCGTGATGTCTCGACTAGCTCGACCGGCGAGAAGATCGTGATCGACCTGAAGACCGCCGAGACGGCGGTCGACCAGGCGGCCGTGCGCTATGACCGGCAGGGCGACCAGCACTACGACGTGACCAGCGCCTTCATCAAGTCGGTGCGCGGCTCTGACGCCGACGCCGCGCTGCACTACCTGGCCCGGATGATGGAAGCGGGCGAGGACCCACGCTTCATCGCGCGGAGGCTGATCATCCTCGCCAGTGAGGACATCGGCCTGGCCGACCCGACGGCGCTCACCACCGCGGTCGCGGCCGCCCAGGCGGTGCAGCTGATCGGCATGCCGGAGGCACGGCTCAACCTCGCGCAGGCCACCATCGCGCTGGCTGTGGCACCGAAGTCCAATGCGGTCATCATGGCGATCGACGCCGCGAGCGCCGACGTACGCGCCGGCAAGATCGGCAGCGTGCCACCGCACCTGCGGGACGCGCACTACTCCGGAGCCAAGAAGCTGGGCCACGGCAAGACCTACACCTACAGCCACGACGAGCCGTACGGCATTGCCGAGCAGCAGTACGCGCCCGACGTGGTCGCCGACGCGGCGTACTACCGGCCGACTGCCCTCGGTGCCGAGGCGGCGGTCAAGGAGCGCTGGGAGCGCATTCGGCGGATCATCCGCGGCGGGTAG
- the alaS gene encoding alanine--tRNA ligase, with amino-acid sequence MDTAEIRRRFIEHFEAVGHTAVPSRSLLADDPNLLFVNAGMVPFKPYFLGQETPPYDRAVSVQKCVRTPDIEEVGKTTRHGTFFEMCGNFSFGDYFKERAIELAWDLVTKPVADGGWGFEESRLYPSVYQDDPEAVDLWKKITGLPDDRIVRLGKTENYWSMGVPGPGGPCSEILYDRGPEYGADGDFSAEDRYLEFWNLVFMQDELSAVRSKEDFDIAGALPKMNIDTGMGLERVAFLMQGKQNMYEIDVMFPVIERAEQLTGKRYGANPEDDVRFRVVADHVRSSMMLIGDGVTPGNEARGYVLRRLLRRAVRSMRLLGYEDPSLPELMPISRDKMGETYVDLVRDWHRISRVAFGEEQAFRKTLQAGTQIFDLAARDVAKRGATRLSGDEAFALHDTYGFPIDLTLEMASEQGLSVDEEGFRGLMNEQRQRAKDDARGKKGGHADTSVYRGILDAHGPTEWLAYETLETESHPLALLQGGQAVRSLAAGEIGELVLDRTPFYAESGGQAADAGTIAYAGGVLEVVDVQRPVRGLVVHQVRVVEGEFDPSAEMHARVDPQWRTGARQAHSGTHVVHAALRQVLGPSALQSGSYNRPGYLRLDFGWATGLRAEQVRDIETVSNQALRADLPVGWQYMTLTEAKEWGAIALFGETYDDTSVRVVEIGGPWSRELCGGTHVEHASQIGTVVVTSEGSVGSGNRRIEALTGVEGFAHLARERDLVAQLTGMLKVQPDGVVSRVQDMVERLRAAEKELERARQSQLLAGGAGLAAAAVDVAGVAVVAQRLDGAGGGDVRTLALDVRGRLDASRPGAVVIAGVADGKVSVVAAVNDAGRARGVTANDLVRAVGQLVGGKGGGKDDVAQGGGSDVSRVDEALALVATEVARAAGA; translated from the coding sequence GTGGACACCGCTGAGATCCGCCGCCGCTTCATCGAGCACTTCGAGGCCGTCGGTCACACTGCGGTGCCGTCGCGCTCGCTGCTGGCAGACGACCCCAACCTGCTGTTCGTCAACGCCGGCATGGTGCCGTTCAAGCCGTACTTCCTCGGCCAGGAGACGCCGCCGTACGACCGGGCCGTGAGCGTGCAGAAGTGCGTGCGCACGCCCGACATCGAGGAGGTCGGCAAGACCACCCGGCACGGCACGTTCTTCGAGATGTGCGGCAACTTCTCGTTCGGCGACTACTTCAAGGAACGTGCGATCGAGCTGGCGTGGGACCTGGTCACCAAGCCGGTCGCCGACGGTGGGTGGGGATTCGAGGAGAGCCGCCTCTACCCGAGCGTCTACCAGGACGACCCGGAGGCAGTGGACCTCTGGAAGAAGATCACCGGCCTGCCCGACGACCGGATCGTGCGCCTGGGCAAGACCGAGAACTACTGGTCGATGGGCGTGCCCGGCCCCGGCGGCCCGTGCTCGGAGATCCTCTACGACCGCGGTCCCGAGTACGGCGCGGACGGCGACTTCAGCGCTGAGGACCGCTACCTGGAGTTCTGGAACCTCGTCTTCATGCAGGACGAGCTCAGCGCCGTGCGCTCGAAGGAGGACTTCGACATCGCCGGGGCGCTGCCGAAGATGAACATCGACACGGGCATGGGCCTCGAGCGGGTCGCCTTCCTCATGCAGGGCAAGCAGAACATGTACGAGATCGACGTGATGTTCCCGGTGATCGAGCGGGCCGAGCAGCTGACCGGCAAGCGCTACGGCGCCAACCCGGAAGACGACGTCCGGTTCCGTGTCGTCGCGGACCACGTGCGCAGCTCGATGATGCTCATCGGCGACGGCGTCACGCCCGGTAACGAGGCGCGCGGCTACGTGCTGCGGCGGCTGCTGCGGCGCGCCGTACGTTCGATGCGGCTGCTGGGCTACGAGGACCCGTCCCTGCCCGAGCTGATGCCGATCAGCCGCGACAAGATGGGGGAGACCTACGTCGACCTGGTCCGCGACTGGCACCGCATCTCGCGCGTCGCCTTCGGGGAGGAGCAGGCCTTCCGCAAGACGCTGCAGGCCGGCACCCAGATCTTCGACCTCGCCGCGCGCGACGTCGCCAAGCGTGGGGCCACCCGGCTGTCCGGTGACGAGGCGTTCGCGCTGCACGACACCTATGGCTTCCCGATCGACCTCACCCTCGAGATGGCGTCCGAGCAGGGCCTCTCCGTCGACGAGGAGGGCTTCCGCGGGCTGATGAACGAGCAGCGCCAGCGCGCCAAGGACGACGCCCGCGGCAAGAAGGGCGGGCACGCCGACACATCGGTCTACCGAGGCATCCTCGACGCGCACGGCCCCACCGAGTGGCTGGCCTACGAGACCCTCGAGACCGAGTCGCACCCGCTGGCCCTGCTCCAGGGTGGCCAGGCCGTGCGGTCGCTCGCCGCCGGCGAGATCGGTGAGCTGGTGCTCGATCGCACCCCGTTCTACGCTGAGTCGGGTGGCCAGGCCGCTGATGCCGGCACGATCGCGTACGCCGGCGGCGTGCTCGAGGTGGTCGACGTCCAGCGCCCGGTGCGTGGCCTGGTCGTGCACCAGGTGCGGGTCGTCGAAGGCGAGTTCGACCCGAGTGCTGAGATGCATGCCCGGGTGGACCCGCAGTGGCGGACCGGCGCGCGGCAGGCCCACTCCGGAACCCACGTCGTGCATGCCGCGCTGCGCCAGGTGCTCGGCCCCTCGGCGCTGCAGTCCGGCTCCTACAACCGGCCCGGCTACCTCCGGCTCGACTTCGGCTGGGCCACCGGCCTGCGCGCCGAGCAGGTGCGCGACATCGAGACGGTGTCCAACCAGGCGCTGCGCGCCGACCTGCCCGTGGGCTGGCAGTACATGACGCTGACCGAGGCCAAGGAGTGGGGCGCGATCGCGCTGTTCGGTGAGACGTACGACGACACGTCGGTCCGCGTCGTCGAGATCGGTGGCCCGTGGTCCCGTGAGCTGTGTGGCGGCACGCACGTCGAGCACGCCTCGCAGATCGGCACAGTGGTGGTCACCTCCGAGGGGTCGGTGGGCTCCGGCAACCGCCGCATCGAGGCGCTGACGGGCGTGGAGGGATTCGCCCACCTGGCGCGCGAGCGTGACCTGGTCGCCCAGCTGACCGGGATGCTCAAGGTGCAGCCAGATGGTGTGGTCAGCCGGGTGCAGGACATGGTCGAGCGGCTGCGGGCGGCCGAGAAGGAGCTCGAGAGGGCGCGCCAGTCGCAGCTGCTGGCCGGTGGTGCAGGACTCGCCGCTGCGGCGGTCGACGTTGCCGGTGTCGCGGTGGTCGCTCAGCGCCTCGACGGCGCCGGCGGGGGCGACGTACGCACTCTCGCTCTGGACGTGCGCGGTCGTCTTGACGCCTCCCGGCCCGGAGCGGTCGTGATCGCCGGCGTGGCGGACGGCAAGGTCTCGGTCGTGGCTGCGGTCAACGATGCCGGGCGGGCGCGCGGTGTCACGGCCAACGACCTCGTGCGCGCGGTCGGCCAGCTCGTCGGCGGCAAGGGCGGCGGCAAGGACGACGTCGCGCAGGGCGGTGGCAGCGACGTGTCCCGCGTCGACGAGGCGCTGGCTCTGGTCGCCACCGAGGTCGCCCGTGCGGCGGGTGCCTGA
- the ruvX gene encoding Holliday junction resolvase RuvX, which produces MRAGVRLGIDPGDARIGVARSDPSGFLATPVETVRRGRGDLRRLKAILTEEEAVEVVVGLPRSLSGSEGPAAIKVREFAAALARQVAPVPVRLCDERMTTVSAEAMLRERGHKGSKRRAVVDQAAAVVILQHALDTERTSGAAPGEIVEVSDE; this is translated from the coding sequence GTGCGGGCTGGTGTTCGACTCGGTATCGACCCCGGTGACGCCCGCATCGGTGTCGCGCGCAGCGACCCGTCCGGGTTCCTCGCGACGCCGGTCGAGACCGTACGCCGCGGCCGCGGCGACCTGCGCCGCCTCAAGGCCATCCTGACCGAGGAGGAGGCCGTCGAAGTGGTCGTCGGACTGCCGCGTTCGCTCTCTGGGTCGGAGGGGCCGGCGGCGATCAAGGTGCGGGAGTTCGCCGCCGCGCTGGCGCGCCAAGTTGCTCCGGTGCCTGTCAGGTTGTGTGATGAACGGATGACCACGGTGTCCGCGGAGGCAATGCTCCGCGAACGTGGTCACAAGGGCAGCAAGCGTCGTGCCGTGGTCGACCAGGCCGCGGCCGTAGTGATCTTGCAACACGCGCTGGACACCGAGCGAACCTCTGGTGCCGCGCCCGGAGAGATCGTCGAGGTCAGCGATGAGTGA
- a CDS encoding ABC transporter ATP-binding protein produces the protein MTESLTEPRSHGMSEEGAYLTVENLTVEFPTPDGPLRAVNDLSYTVGMGQTLGIVGESGSGKSVSSMAVLGLHDAKRTKISGSIRIGEMEVVGLNESGMRKLRGNAVSMIFQDALAALHPFYRVGSQLTEAYLVHHQKASKRDARRKAIEMLDRVGIPQPDHRVDDFPHQFSGGMRQRAMIAMGLINDPSLLIADEPTTALDVTVQAQILDLLQDLQREFNSAVIIITHDLGVVAEMADDVLVMYAGRCVEYGTTKQILSHPEMPYTWGLLSSIPDVQSDINARLIPIPGNPPSLLSPPSGCAFHPRCAHVDKVPGSLCSEQLPELTQASNGTAHVKRCHLADPDAIYQTEVLPEIAPDLVEEN, from the coding sequence ATGACCGAGAGCCTGACCGAGCCCCGCAGCCACGGCATGTCCGAGGAGGGCGCCTACCTCACCGTCGAGAACCTCACCGTGGAGTTCCCCACGCCGGACGGACCGCTGCGCGCGGTCAACGACCTCTCCTACACCGTCGGCATGGGCCAGACCCTCGGCATCGTGGGGGAGTCCGGGTCCGGCAAGTCCGTCTCCAGCATGGCCGTCCTCGGACTGCACGACGCCAAGCGCACGAAGATCAGTGGCTCCATCCGGATCGGTGAGATGGAGGTCGTGGGCCTCAACGAGTCCGGCATGCGCAAGCTGCGCGGCAACGCGGTCTCGATGATCTTCCAGGACGCGCTGGCCGCGTTGCACCCGTTCTACCGGGTCGGATCGCAGCTGACGGAGGCCTATCTGGTGCACCACCAGAAGGCCTCCAAGCGCGATGCGCGTCGCAAGGCGATCGAGATGCTCGACCGGGTCGGCATCCCGCAGCCCGACCATCGTGTCGACGACTTCCCGCACCAGTTCTCCGGCGGCATGCGGCAGCGGGCGATGATCGCGATGGGCCTGATCAACGACCCGTCGCTGCTGATCGCCGACGAGCCGACCACGGCGCTGGACGTGACGGTGCAGGCGCAGATCCTCGACCTGCTCCAGGATCTCCAGCGCGAGTTCAACTCCGCCGTCATCATCATCACCCACGACCTCGGCGTCGTGGCCGAGATGGCCGACGACGTGCTGGTGATGTACGCCGGCCGCTGCGTCGAGTACGGCACCACCAAGCAGATCCTGTCGCACCCGGAGATGCCCTACACGTGGGGCCTCCTCTCGAGCATCCCCGACGTGCAGTCAGACATCAACGCGAGGCTGATCCCGATCCCGGGCAACCCGCCCAGCCTGCTCAGCCCGCCGTCCGGCTGCGCCTTCCACCCCCGGTGTGCCCACGTCGACAAGGTCCCTGGCAGCCTGTGCTCCGAGCAGCTGCCCGAGCTCACACAGGCGTCCAACGGCACGGCGCACGTCAAGCGCTGCCACCTGGCCGATCCCGACGCGATCTACCAGACCGAAGTGCTGCCCGAGATCGCACCTGACCTGGTCGAGGAGAACTGA
- a CDS encoding ABC transporter permease: protein MFAYIVKRLLTGVIVVILVSMAVFALLWFGPESPARPICNQETGNRCTPERLANFEKSMGYDNPIYEEYGKYAKGIFVGREMKLGSTKVVDCDAPCFGFSFRSRQLVWDELVQRLPATISLGIGGASLYLLLGIPIGIAAARRRGTLGDKLLVSGFLVVSSIPYYLFALVAWLYCTLVWDLPVLGSSGYTPLFDNPAKWFAGLLLPWLCLGIFNCTSYTRYTRGAMVESLSEDYIRTAKAKGLPARTVVYKHGLRSALVPVVTIFGIDLGVLLAGTIFTERIFEIQGIGLWGLRAVIALDLPVISATAMFGAIVIIVANIAVDVVYGVLDPRVRVS, encoded by the coding sequence ATGTTCGCCTACATCGTTAAGAGACTGTTGACGGGCGTGATCGTGGTCATCCTGGTCTCGATGGCCGTCTTTGCGCTGCTGTGGTTCGGGCCCGAGAGCCCGGCCCGGCCGATCTGCAACCAGGAGACCGGCAATCGGTGCACCCCCGAACGGCTGGCCAACTTCGAGAAGTCGATGGGCTACGACAATCCCATCTACGAGGAGTACGGCAAGTACGCCAAGGGCATCTTCGTCGGCCGCGAGATGAAGCTCGGCAGCACCAAGGTCGTCGACTGCGACGCCCCGTGCTTCGGGTTCTCCTTCCGCTCCCGTCAGCTCGTCTGGGACGAGCTCGTGCAGCGGCTGCCGGCGACGATCTCCCTCGGCATCGGAGGTGCCAGCCTGTACCTCCTCCTCGGCATCCCCATCGGCATCGCCGCCGCCCGACGCCGCGGCACCCTGGGTGACAAGCTGCTGGTCAGCGGCTTCCTGGTGGTCAGCTCGATCCCCTACTACCTCTTCGCCCTGGTGGCGTGGCTCTACTGCACGCTCGTCTGGGACCTGCCCGTGCTGGGCAGCAGCGGCTACACGCCGTTGTTCGACAACCCTGCCAAGTGGTTCGCCGGGCTGTTGCTGCCCTGGCTGTGCCTCGGCATCTTCAACTGCACCTCGTACACCCGCTACACCCGTGGCGCAATGGTGGAGTCCCTCAGCGAGGACTACATCCGCACCGCCAAGGCCAAGGGCCTGCCGGCGCGGACGGTGGTCTACAAGCACGGTTTGCGCAGTGCGCTGGTGCCGGTCGTGACGATCTTCGGTATCGACCTGGGAGTGCTCCTCGCGGGCACGATCTTCACCGAGAGGATCTTCGAGATCCAGGGCATCGGCCTGTGGGGCCTGCGTGCCGTCATTGCGCTCGACCTGCCCGTGATCTCCGCCACCGCCATGTTCGGTGCGATCGTGATCATCGTCGCCAACATCGCCGTCGACGTGGTCTACGGCGTCCTCGACCCACGAGTGAGAGTTTCATGA
- a CDS encoding dipeptide ABC transporter ATP-binding protein, which yields MLDPEAMPVLSVDNLKMYFPVKSSGLVRRTVGYVQAVDGVSFQVPKSGSLGLVGESGCGKSTTGRLITRLYTPTGGSMHFEGQDIAHLSQRQMKPLRRDIQMIFQDPYTSLNPRHTVGAIVGAPLSVHNIVPKDQILGRVQELLEVVGLNPEHYNRYPNEFSGGQRQRIGIARALTLNPKLLVADEPVSALDVSIQAQVINLLQDIQKEFDVAYLFIAHDLAVVRHFCPEVAVMYLGKIVEIGDRDSIYSHAHHPYTQALLSAVPDVKQAVIGGRRERIMLEGDVPSPINPPSGCRFRTRCPLAQEICAKHEPPLLQIGPRHKVACHFPGEITNHPSVPITARLLGTDDQGNVDPGATPSPEISNKPGYADTWFDLDKKTFGRA from the coding sequence ATGCTCGACCCCGAGGCCATGCCCGTGCTTTCGGTCGACAACCTGAAGATGTACTTCCCGGTGAAGTCCTCAGGCCTCGTCCGTCGCACAGTCGGGTACGTGCAGGCTGTCGACGGCGTCTCGTTCCAGGTGCCCAAGAGTGGTTCTCTCGGCCTGGTGGGGGAGTCCGGTTGCGGCAAGTCGACCACCGGTCGTCTTATCACCAGGCTCTACACCCCGACCGGCGGCTCGATGCATTTCGAGGGCCAGGACATCGCGCACCTGTCGCAGCGACAGATGAAGCCGCTGCGCCGCGACATCCAGATGATCTTCCAGGACCCCTACACCTCGCTGAACCCGCGGCACACGGTCGGCGCGATCGTGGGTGCCCCGCTGTCGGTGCACAACATCGTGCCGAAGGATCAGATCCTCGGCCGCGTGCAGGAGCTGCTCGAGGTCGTGGGCCTCAACCCCGAGCACTACAACCGCTACCCCAACGAGTTCTCCGGTGGTCAGCGTCAGCGCATCGGCATCGCCCGGGCACTCACGCTGAACCCCAAGCTGCTGGTGGCCGACGAGCCCGTCTCGGCGCTCGACGTGTCGATCCAGGCGCAGGTGATCAACCTGCTCCAGGACATCCAGAAGGAGTTCGACGTCGCCTACCTCTTCATCGCCCACGACCTCGCCGTCGTTCGCCACTTCTGTCCCGAGGTGGCGGTGATGTACCTCGGCAAGATCGTCGAGATCGGCGACCGCGACAGCATCTACTCGCACGCCCACCACCCCTACACCCAGGCGTTGCTGTCGGCCGTGCCCGACGTGAAGCAGGCGGTCATCGGCGGGCGTCGCGAGCGGATCATGCTCGAGGGCGACGTGCCCAGCCCCATCAACCCGCCCTCGGGGTGCCGGTTCCGCACGCGTTGCCCGCTGGCGCAGGAGATCTGCGCCAAGCACGAGCCGCCACTGCTCCAGATCGGTCCTCGCCACAAGGTGGCCTGCCACTTCCCGGGCGAGATCACCAACCACCCGAGCGTACCGATCACGGCACGACTCCTCGGCACCGACGACCAGGGCAACGTCGACCCCGGCGCCACGCCGTCGCCCGAGATCAGCAACAAGCCCGGGTACGCCGACACCTGGTTCGACCTGGACAAGAAGACGTTTGGACGAGCCTGA